CCACGCGTCTTCCGCGGAAGCCGCTCCAAAAGATCGGCGGCCGGGAGGTGGTGCTCCGGGTTTGCGACCGCGCCGCCTCTTCCCGGTTGATCGACCGGGTCGTGGTCGCCACCGATGACGAGGAGATCCGCGCTCTCGTGGAAGGGGCGGGATACGATGCGCGGATGACGTCGCCGGACCATCCCACCGGGACCGATCGGGTGGCGGAAGCGGCGGCGCGCGTGGACGCCGAGGTGATCGCCAACATCCAGGGGGACGAGCCTTTCCTGCCGACGGAGGCGCTCGACCGGGCGGTCCGCCCGATGTTGGAGGATCCCGGAAAGCCGATGCACACGCTGGTGGTTCCCCTGGAGAAGGACGAGGAGTTCGCCGACCCGAACGTCGTCAAGGTGACGGTGGACCGGGAGGGCCGGGCCCTTTACTTCTCGCGGTCGCCGATTCCGCACCGTTGGCGCGGCGGCGGCGCGCCGGTCTGGAAACACGTGGGGGTTTACATCTTTCAGAGGGAAGCCCTTTTCCGTTTCGTCTCCCTCCCCCGGTCGCCTCTCGAAGAAGGGGAGGGGTTGGAGCAGCTCAGGGCGCTCGAGAACGGCATGGCGATCTATGTCGGTTTTCATCCCGACCCGTTTCACGGGATCGAAACCGAAGAGGATCTGCGGGCCGCCGGGGAACGGATCGCCCGCGAGGAGGGTCGGTCGCCGGACAGGACCGGAAGCGCCCGAGGGTCGGGATCGTAAGGCAATAGACGGGGAGACGTCGATCGATGGTCCGATACGTGTTCGTCACCGGAGGGGTGGTCTCCTCGTTGGGAAAGGGGATCGTCTCCGCTTCGCTCGGCATGCTTCTGAAGGCCCGCGGGATGCGGGTCACGCTTCTCAAGCTGGACCCGTACATCAACGTGGATCCGGGCACGATGAATCCCTTCCAGCACGGCGAGGTTTTCGTTACCGACGACGGGGCGGAGACGGACCTGGATCTCGGCCATTACGAGCGGTTCACAGGCGAGAGCCTGACCCGCGCCAACAACGCCACCACCGGGCAGATCTACGACCGGGTCATCTCCCGGGAGAGGCGCGGCGAGTACCTGGGCGTGACGGTCCAGGTGATCCCCCACATCACGGACGAGATCAAGCGCCGGATCGTGGGGCTCGGGCGAGACGCCGAGGCTCACGTGGTGATCACCGAGATCGGCGGCACCGTGGGCGACATCGAGAGCCTCCCCTTCCTCGAATCGATCCGGCAGCTCCGGCTCGAGCTCGGAAAGGAGAGGACCTGCTTTCTGCACGTGACCTTGCTCCCCTACCTGCCCATGTCCCAGGAGATGAAGACCAAGCCGACCCAGCACAGCGTCAAGGAGTTGCGCGGGATCGGAATCCAGCCGGATATCCTGGTCTGTCGAAGCGCCCACGGCCTGCCGGACGATCTGCGCGCGAAAATCGCCCTCTTCTGCAACGTCTCGGAGAGGAACGTGATGGTTTCTCGGGACGCATCCTCGATCTACGAGGTGCCGCTCATGCTCCACCGGGAGGGACTGGATCGGGTGATCGTGGAACAGTTCGGCCTCTCTCTGGGCGCGCCCGAACTCGAAGACTGGGAGAGGATGGTGGCGAAGATCCACTCGCCGGCCCGCACGATTCGGATCGCTATTTGCGGCAAGTACGTTCACCTGGTGGACGCCTATAAATCGATCCACGAAGCGCTCATCCACGCCGGCATCGCGAGCGGCGTGCGTGTCGAGAGTGTCCTCGTCGATTCGGAAAAACTGAGCGGCGCGGAGGAGCGGGCGCGCCTGGAGGAGGCGGACGGCATCCTGGTGCCCGGCGGTTTCGGCGCGCGCGGGATCGAGGGAAAGGTGGAAGCCGTCCGATACGCCCGCACCGCCGGTGTTCCCTATCTGGGCATATGTCTCGGCCTTCAGGTGGCGGTCATCGAATTCGCCCGCCACGTCTGCGGTCTCGCCGGAGCCACGAGCGGAGAGTTCGATCCGGAAGGAGAGAACCGCGTGATCGACCTGCTGCCGGAGCAGCGCACGGTGGATCGGATGGGCGCGACCATGCGGCTCGGCGCGAGCAAGGTGGCTCTCAGACCCGGCAGCCTCGCCGCCCGGCTCTACGGATCGGATCATACGTTCGAGCGTCACCGCCATCGGTACGAGGTGAACGACGACCACCGTCCTGCCCTCCGTTCCCACGGTCTCCAGGACAGCGGGATCTGCGACGGCCGGGACTTGGTGGAGATCGTGGAGATTCCGGACCATCCTTTCTTCGTGGCGAGCCAATTCCACCCCGAGTTCCGTTCCCGGCCCCTCGAGCCCCATCCGCTTTTCACGGGGTTCGTGGCCGCCGCGGCGCGGCGCGCGGCGGAGCGATCCGCCCCGCCGGAGGGAGGTAAAACGTGAAAGAACCCCGACGGGTCGACATCGCCGGGCGGGTGTTCGGCGAGCCGGGCTCCCTCTGCCTGATCGCCGGCCCCTGCGTGATCGAATCCAGCGACATCACCTTGCGCACCGCCGAAAGGATTCGGGATGTGGCGGAAAGGCTCGGCATGCCTTTCGTGTTCAAATCTTCCTATCGAAAGGACAACCGGTCGTCGGTGGAGCACTTCCCCGGGCCCGGCCTGGAGGAGGGGCTCGCGATCCTCGACCGCGTCAAGAGGGAGTTCGGCGTGCCGGTTCTCTCGGACGTTCACACCCCCGCCCAGGTGCCGGCGGCGGCGGATGTGCTGGATGTGATCCAGATCCCCGCCTACCTCTCCCAACAGACCGAACTGCTTCTCGCCGCCGCCCGAACGGGGAAGCCGATCAATCTGAAAAAAGCCCAATTCATCGCGCCGGAGGATCTGATCCACTCGGTGCGCAAGATCGAATCCGCAGGCAACCACGCGATCCTTCTGACCGAGCGGGGGACCTGCTTCGGCTACCGGCAGCTGGTGGTGGACATGCGATCCCTTTCGATTCTGCGGGGGCACGGCTACCCGGTCGTCTTCGACGTGACCCACTCGGTCCGTGTGTACGGGCGACCGAGCGCCGATCCGGCGGGGGGGACGCCGGAGCACATCCCCCTTCTCGCGAGGGCCGGCGTGGCGGCGGGCTGCGACGCCCTTTTCCTCGAGACCCATCCGGAGCCGCGAGAGGCTCTGTGCGACGCGGCCAGCATGCTCCCCTTGGACC
The genomic region above belongs to Candidatus Eisenbacteria bacterium and contains:
- the kdsB gene encoding 3-deoxy-manno-octulosonate cytidylyltransferase, which codes for MSTERRAVAIIPARIGSTRLPRKPLQKIGGREVVLRVCDRAASSRLIDRVVVATDDEEIRALVEGAGYDARMTSPDHPTGTDRVAEAAARVDAEVIANIQGDEPFLPTEALDRAVRPMLEDPGKPMHTLVVPLEKDEEFADPNVVKVTVDREGRALYFSRSPIPHRWRGGGAPVWKHVGVYIFQREALFRFVSLPRSPLEEGEGLEQLRALENGMAIYVGFHPDPFHGIETEEDLRAAGERIAREEGRSPDRTGSARGSGS
- a CDS encoding CTP synthase, with the protein product MVRYVFVTGGVVSSLGKGIVSASLGMLLKARGMRVTLLKLDPYINVDPGTMNPFQHGEVFVTDDGAETDLDLGHYERFTGESLTRANNATTGQIYDRVISRERRGEYLGVTVQVIPHITDEIKRRIVGLGRDAEAHVVITEIGGTVGDIESLPFLESIRQLRLELGKERTCFLHVTLLPYLPMSQEMKTKPTQHSVKELRGIGIQPDILVCRSAHGLPDDLRAKIALFCNVSERNVMVSRDASSIYEVPLMLHREGLDRVIVEQFGLSLGAPELEDWERMVAKIHSPARTIRIAICGKYVHLVDAYKSIHEALIHAGIASGVRVESVLVDSEKLSGAEERARLEEADGILVPGGFGARGIEGKVEAVRYARTAGVPYLGICLGLQVAVIEFARHVCGLAGATSGEFDPEGENRVIDLLPEQRTVDRMGATMRLGASKVALRPGSLAARLYGSDHTFERHRHRYEVNDDHRPALRSHGLQDSGICDGRDLVEIVEIPDHPFFVASQFHPEFRSRPLEPHPLFTGFVAAAARRAAERSAPPEGGKT
- the kdsA gene encoding 3-deoxy-8-phosphooctulonate synthase gives rise to the protein MAGRVFGEPGSLCLIAGPCVIESSDITLRTAERIRDVAERLGMPFVFKSSYRKDNRSSVEHFPGPGLEEGLAILDRVKREFGVPVLSDVHTPAQVPAAADVLDVIQIPAYLSQQTELLLAAARTGKPINLKKAQFIAPEDLIHSVRKIESAGNHAILLTERGTCFGYRQLVVDMRSLSILRGHGYPVVFDVTHSVRVYGRPSADPAGGTPEHIPLLARAGVAAGCDALFLETHPEPREALCDAASMLPLDRLEPLLAGLLGIHRARLEAEKL